In Polypterus senegalus isolate Bchr_013 chromosome 12, ASM1683550v1, whole genome shotgun sequence, the following are encoded in one genomic region:
- the LOC120540746 gene encoding uncharacterized protein LOC120540746 isoform X2: MDLHCQLLVIAFMLPSAPGDLKSNSSSPENSTFSSLDAAANFTNQMRAANVTSRGQPGELHPFEYDYETLRLCGLVTAAVIAVVGLLLLIDDSKLTQCWCVLCATMATMK; encoded by the exons ATGGACCTGCACTGTCAGCTTCTGG TCATTGCCTTCATGCTGCCCTCTGCCCCTGGTGACCTCAAAAGCAACAGCAGCTCACCGGAGAATTCCACCTTCTCATCTCTTGATGCAGCAGCAAACTTTACTAACCAGATGAGAGCAGCAAATGTCACCAGCC GTGGCCAACCTGGGGAGCTTCATCCGTTTGAATACG ACTATGAAACACTGCGCCTCTGTGGCTTGGTGACTGCAGCCGTCATAGCCGTAGTCGGACTCCTCCTCCTGATTG atGATTCTAAACTGACACAGTGCTGGTGTGTGCTCTGTGCAACAATGGCCACTATGAAATGA
- the LOC120540746 gene encoding phospholemman-like isoform X1: MDLHCQLLVIAFMLPSAPGDLKSNSSSPENSTFSSLDAAANFTNQMRAANVTSRGQPGELHPFEYDYETLRLCGLVTAAVIAVVGLLLLIACKFRCSRHNKKFIIQETKEKQSTQLLSLRPLNVDQ, translated from the exons ATGGACCTGCACTGTCAGCTTCTGG TCATTGCCTTCATGCTGCCCTCTGCCCCTGGTGACCTCAAAAGCAACAGCAGCTCACCGGAGAATTCCACCTTCTCATCTCTTGATGCAGCAGCAAACTTTACTAACCAGATGAGAGCAGCAAATGTCACCAGCC GTGGCCAACCTGGGGAGCTTCATCCGTTTGAATACG ACTATGAAACACTGCGCCTCTGTGGCTTGGTGACTGCAGCCGTCATAGCCGTAGTCGGACTCCTCCTCCTGATTG CCTGCAAATTCCGATGTAGCcgacataataaaaaatttaT CAttcaagaaacaaaagaaaagcaaagcacACAGCTCCTGTCCTTGCGCCCACTGAATGTGGATCAATAA